The nucleotide window CTTTGGCATATGAAAAATCAAACCCAATTAAATCGCTATGTTAAATTAATAGAGTTTCTTGAAAAGAAATTCAAGTCTACTATTAAAGCAGAAGATATAGAAGAGGTTTCATTTTATTCTTATCGGAACATCAACCGTATATTTTTGGCTTTGCAACATGAAACTATTGGTCAATTTATTAAAAGACGTCGATTAGAAAAAGCTGCAGAATATTTAAAGTTCTCAACTATTGAAATTTCTGATATTGCCATGGAAATAGGGTATGGAGATATAGCTGCCTTTAGTAAATCTTTTAAAAAGCATTTCGGATGTAATCCTACTCAATTTAGAAAGTCGTTTTCTTTACAGCAAAAAATAACAAATGAAATTTTAAAGAATAAGAGTCAACATGAGAATACTCAAGAGCTAAACTTTGAAGTCGAAACACTTCCTACAATTAAAATAGTCTACATACAATATAAAGGGTCGTATGAAAACATTAAAGAAATTGAAAAAACATGGAAACAGCTTTTAAAATATGCTTATAAAAAAAAATTGTTGTCAGAAAAAACAATTGTTCTTGGTGAAGTCCTAGACGATAATGAACTTTCTTCTTCAATTCATTGTAGATATAATGCTTGTATAGTTTTAAATGATAATCAATCTCTTAATTCTGAAGGTCT belongs to Tenacibaculum sp. MAR_2010_89 and includes:
- a CDS encoding GyrI-like domain-containing protein, with protein sequence MKNQTQLNRYVKLIEFLEKKFKSTIKAEDIEEVSFYSYRNINRIFLALQHETIGQFIKRRRLEKAAEYLKFSTIEISDIAMEIGYGDIAAFSKSFKKHFGCNPTQFRKSFSLQQKITNEILKNKSQHENTQELNFEVETLPTIKIVYIQYKGSYENIKEIEKTWKQLLKYAYKKKLLSEKTIVLGEVLDDNELSSSIHCRYNACIVLNDNQSLNSEGLFIVKEIPSQKYAKFIHKGSHESCFETYNDIYARWMIDVGLEFDDKPILEFYPNDDDVTPKKDLITEIYIPIL